The following are from one region of the Salvia splendens isolate huo1 chromosome 2, SspV2, whole genome shotgun sequence genome:
- the LOC121761001 gene encoding transcription initiation factor IIA subunit 2-like: protein MATFELYRRSTIGMCLTETLDHMVSTGVLSPELAIQVLIQFDKSMTEALETEVKNKVSIKGHLHTYRFCDNVWTFILQNAQVKSEEGQETVDCLKIVACDSKLLTQ, encoded by the exons ATGGCGACCTTCGAGCTATATCGGAGATCAACGATTGGAATGTGTTTGACGGAAACTTTGGATCATATGGTTTCTACCGGAGTTCTGAGCCCCGAACTCGCCATTCAAGTTTTAATTCAATTCGACAAG TCAATGACTGAAGCTCTAGAGACCGAGGTGAAGAACAAGGTTTCCATTAAG GGACATCTTCATACCTACCGGTTCTGTGACAATGTGTGGACTTTCATTTTACAAAATGCTCAGGTGAAAAGTGAGGAAGGCCAGGAAACTGTTGATTGTCTCAAGATTGTGGCCTGCGACTCAAAGTTACTAACTCAGTGA
- the LOC121761010 gene encoding ATP-dependent Clp protease proteolytic subunit-related protein 1, chloroplastic-like translates to MASSSLLLSPLSSTTSLDNRDLLGNSAFLQNPKLIFAAKARKGAIRRCGFKAPAARNSLDHIPKQFRQENLKDGLMQNYKNAPQYLYGLSPSQMDMFMTEDNPVRRQSEKVTEESISSACNYLSNGGMWSTTGMSERGPSKYSMSVSMYRGGARGYGRPRTAPPDLPSLLLDARIVYLGMPIVPAVTELLVAQFMWLDYDSPTKPIYLYINSSGTQNEKMETVGSETEAYAIADTMAYCKADVYTVNCGMAYGQAAMLLSLGAEGYRGLQPNSSTKLYLPKVNRSSGAVIDMWIKAKELEANTEYYLELLAKGIGKPKEEIEKDIQRPKYFQAQEAIDYGIADKIITSQDSAFEKRNYEELLAQSKAMRRGAGPQAAPSGFR, encoded by the exons ATGGCGTCTTCTTCTCTCCTACTGTCGCCCCTCTCATCCACAACTTCCTTAGATAACCGTGACTTGCTCGGGAACTCTGCTTTCCTGCAGAACCCCAAGCTTATTTTCGCAGCTAAGGCCCGTAAAGGCGCGATTCGGAGATGCGGATTCAAGGCTCCGGCAGCACGGAACTCTCTCGACCATATACCCAAACAATTTCGCCAAGAGAATCTCAAAGATGGAT TAATGCAAAATTACAAGAATGCGCCTCAGTATCTATACGGCCTTTCACCATCGCAGATGGATATGTTCATGACAGAAGATAACCCTGTCCGCCGACAGTCAGAGAAAGTCACAGAG GAAAGCATTTCATCAGCCTGCAATTACTTGAGTAATGGTGGAATGTGGAGCACAACTGGCATGAGTGAAAGAGGTCCCTCCAAGTATAGCATGAGCGTAAGCATGTACCGTGGAGGGGCGAGAGGATATGGAAGGCCTAGAACTGCTCCTCCTGATTTGCCATCTTTGCTTTTGGATGCCCGGATTGTGTATTTGGGGATGCCG ATTGTACCGGCTGTGACCGAGCTTCTTGTTGCTCAATTTATGTGGTTGGATTATGACAGCCCAACGAAGCCAATATATCTGTATATTAACTCATCTGGTACTCAG AATGAGAAGATGGAGACTGTTGGATCTGAAACCGAGGCTTATGCAATTGCCGACACTATGGCT TATTGCAAAGCGGATGTCTACACTGTAAATTGTGGAATGGCGTACGGGCAAGCAGCAATGCTTTTGTCTCTTGGAGCAGAAGGCTATCGCGGGTTACAGCCGAACTCATCCA CAAAATTGTACCTCCCAAAAGTAAATAGATCAAGTGGAGCTGTCATTGACATGTGGATtaag GCCAAAGAACTAGAAGCAAACACGGAATATTACCTTGAACTCTTGGCCAAAGGAATCGGAAAGCCAAAGGAGGAGATTGAGAAGGACATCCAACGCCCAAAATATTTCCAAGCACAAGAGGCCATTGACTATGGCATTGCTGACAAGATCATTACTTCTCAAGATTCTGCCTTTGAGAAACGG AACTATGAAGAATTGTTGGCACAATCGAAAGCAATGAGAAGAGGAGCTGGTCCTCAAGCAGCTCCATCAGGGTTTAGGTAA
- the LOC121764079 gene encoding mitotic checkpoint protein BUB3.1-like translates to MASAPPPSTGRELLSPPTDGISNLRFSNHSDHLLVSSWDKSVRLYDASANALRGEFMHGGAVLDCCFHDDTSGFSASADHTVRRLVFNYNKEDVLGLHDGPVRCVEYSYATGQVITGSWDKTLKCWDPRSSSGQDRSVGTYTQPERVYSMSVVGNHLVVATAGRHVNVYDLRNMSQPEQRRESSLKYQTRCVRCYPNGTGYALSSVEGRVAMEFFDLSETGQSKKYAFKCHRKSEAGRDIVYPVNAIAFHPIYGTFATGGCDGYVNVWDGNNKKRLYQYSKYPTSIAALSFSRDGRLLAVASSYTYEEGDKTHEPDAIFVRSVNEVEVKPKPKMLPNSAS, encoded by the exons ATGGCCTCAGCGCCACCACCGTCGACGGGAAGGGAGCTATTGAGCCCACCGACTGACGGAATTTCTAACCTCCGATTCTCCAACCACAGTGACCACCTCCTTGTTTCCTCATGGGATAAG AGTGTTCGATTGTACGATGCTAGTGCCAATGCGCTCAGAGGGGAGTTTATGCACGGCGGCGCTGTACTGGATTGTTGCTTCCATGATGATACCTCAGGGTTTAGTGCTTCTGCCGATCATACTGTTAGAAG GCTTGTGTTTAATTACAACAAGGAGGATGTTTTGGGGCTGCATGATGGACCTGTGCGATGTGTTGAATACTCATATGCAACTG GTCAAGTTATTACGGGTAGCTGGGACAAAACCTTGAAGTGCTGGGATCCAAGAAGTTCCAGTGGCCAGGATCGCTCTGTTGGAACATATACTCAACCGGAGCGTGTTTATTCTATGTCTGTTGTTGGAAATCACTTAGTGGTTGCTACTGCTGGAAGGCATGTAAACGTGTATGATCTTCGGAACATGTCTCAACCTGAACAACGGAGGGAATCTTCTTTGAAATACCAAACAAGATGTGTCCGATGTTATCCGAATGGGACAG GTTATGCTCTTAGTAGTGTTGAAGGACGAGTAGCCATGGAGTTTTTTGACCTGTCAGAGACAGGCCAATCTAAAAA GTATGCATTCAAGTGCCATAGGAAGTCTGAAGCAGGAAGAGATATTGTATACCCTGTGAATGCCATTGCATTTCACCCTAT CTATGGTACCTTTGCTACTGGAGGTTGCGACGGTTATGTTAACGTGTGGGATGGAAACAACAAGAAAAGGCTTTATCAG TATTCGAAGTACCCGACAAGTATTGCAGCATTGTCCTTTAGCAGAGACGGTAGACTGCTGGCTGTTGCATCTAGTTACACATATGAAGAAGGAGATAAAAC CCACGAGCCAGATGCCATCTTCGTCCGCAGCGTAAACGAAGTAGAAGTCAAGCCAAAGCCGAAAATGCTTCCCAACTCTGCTTCATGA